In the genome of Bradyrhizobium sp. CIAT3101, one region contains:
- a CDS encoding DUF1656 domain-containing protein, translating to MGHTFAELVVEGVLFAPFVAYLVAALVLIVVLRPLLHVVGFAKMFSHASVAEFSLYVAILSLLVLLF from the coding sequence ATGGGGCACACCTTTGCGGAGCTGGTGGTCGAAGGCGTCCTGTTCGCGCCGTTTGTAGCCTATTTGGTGGCAGCTCTTGTCCTCATCGTTGTCCTGCGACCGCTTTTGCATGTCGTCGGCTTTGCGAAGATGTTCAGTCACGCCTCAGTTGCTGAGTTCAGTCTGTACGTGGCCATTCTGAGCTTGTTGGTGCTCTTGTTCTGA
- a CDS encoding response regulator has protein sequence MSDATSTVLVIDDDPDLRASVGRLLRSLGINVQLFASISDFLKSDPPNCPTCLVLDIRLPGQSGLDLQCELAAANREIPIIFITGHGDIPMSVQAMKRGAIEFLTKPFRDQDLLDAIQLGLSRDRTRRENDKDLAVLRERFGSLSPREREIVTQVARGRLSKQIAHEIGIAEATVKVHRSRAMQKMQAGSLPELGRMADKLKLVPGTPRRS, from the coding sequence ATGTCTGACGCAACCTCCACGGTGTTGGTCATCGACGACGATCCGGATCTCCGCGCTTCGGTCGGGCGTCTGTTGCGGTCGCTCGGTATCAATGTTCAGCTATTTGCCTCCATTTCCGACTTCCTCAAATCCGATCCTCCGAACTGCCCTACTTGCCTGGTGCTCGATATCAGGCTACCCGGCCAGAGCGGCCTCGATCTCCAGTGCGAGCTCGCCGCAGCAAACAGGGAGATCCCGATCATCTTCATCACCGGGCATGGGGACATTCCAATGTCCGTGCAAGCGATGAAGAGAGGTGCCATCGAGTTCCTGACCAAACCGTTTCGCGATCAGGATCTCCTCGACGCCATTCAGCTCGGTCTCTCTCGCGACCGTACACGGCGGGAAAATGACAAGGACCTGGCCGTTCTCAGGGAGCGTTTCGGGTCACTAAGTCCCAGGGAGCGCGAGATCGTAACTCAGGTTGCCCGCGGTCGCCTGAGCAAACAGATTGCCCATGAGATCGGCATCGCTGAGGCCACTGTGAAAGTGCATCGCAGCAGGGCAATGCAGAAGATGCAGGCCGGCTCGCTTCCCGAACTCGGCCGGATGGCCGACAAGCTCAAGCTGGTGCCTGGCACGCCGCGACGTTCCTAG
- a CDS encoding enoyl-CoA hydratase, which yields MSDILTESSDGILRIQLNRPAQKNAMTSAMYTNLADLLNEADKDDAIRVVLWHSTGNVFSAGNDVVDFLKNPPRPGAFPQGDLMDAFVRFEKPIVAAVQGAAIGGGTTMLTHCDFIYAVESAKFQLPFINLALVPEFGSSFSIPARIGHLRAAELYLLGEPFTATRAAELGLVTRVVPDADLLTTATATAHKLAAKPSGALVASKRLLKQPSIGQLKAAIESESQEFMARVTSADAKEALSAFLEKRPPNFNKTKAPVAAK from the coding sequence ATGAGCGACATTCTCACCGAGAGCAGCGACGGCATCCTGCGGATCCAGCTCAATCGCCCGGCCCAGAAGAACGCGATGACGTCCGCCATGTATACGAACCTGGCCGACCTCCTCAACGAAGCCGACAAGGACGACGCGATCCGTGTCGTTCTCTGGCACAGCACGGGGAACGTGTTCAGCGCCGGCAACGACGTCGTGGATTTCCTTAAGAATCCGCCCAGGCCCGGAGCATTTCCGCAAGGCGACTTGATGGACGCATTCGTCAGGTTCGAAAAACCGATCGTCGCGGCCGTACAAGGCGCGGCGATCGGCGGAGGAACCACGATGCTGACGCACTGCGATTTCATCTACGCGGTCGAGAGCGCGAAATTCCAGCTACCGTTCATCAACCTGGCGCTGGTGCCGGAATTCGGATCGAGTTTTTCGATACCAGCACGCATAGGCCACCTCCGAGCGGCGGAATTGTATTTGCTGGGAGAGCCCTTCACGGCCACGCGGGCCGCGGAGCTAGGCCTCGTGACTCGCGTCGTGCCCGACGCCGATCTGCTCACGACCGCCACCGCAACGGCGCACAAGCTGGCGGCAAAACCGAGCGGCGCGTTGGTGGCGAGCAAGCGGCTTCTCAAGCAGCCTTCGATAGGCCAGCTCAAGGCGGCGATCGAAAGCGAAAGCCAGGAGTTCATGGCGCGGGTGACTTCGGCAGACGCCAAGGAAGCGCTCTCGGCTTTCCTCGAGAAGCGTCCGCCCAATTTCAACAAGACGAAGGCGCCCGTCGCGGCCAAATAA
- a CDS encoding CoA transferase: MPSDNIFSGLKVVDFASFIAGPGAAVMLSDFGADVIKVEPPSGDPWRHGHKIPPQPASDDPYQWHLANRNKRSITLDLKSASAQQVVEQLVRWADVFIVNTPHPARKKLKLEYADVAQWNPKLIYADLTGFGEQGPDSALPGFDLTAYWARSGLLSMTRDAGAPPTWPVAGSGDNATAVGIYSAIVTALYRRERTGKGTYVTTSLLATGVWSASVSIQAALSGASFYGLHDRKHPANAALNVYRASDGTWFVLVVAPDRLAAVTKAIGRSDLLTDPRFSDPAKLTANMPELTAILDETFSARPMEHWNEVLSGVNVTFGAVRGPQEVINDPQLAANDIVVPLEGAGGKLTSTISSPIQLHGVAKVPARRAPDLGEHTEQILGDLGFDADGIEDLRATGAVPKVKEHA; this comes from the coding sequence ATGCCAAGCGACAACATTTTCTCTGGACTGAAGGTGGTTGACTTCGCGAGCTTCATCGCGGGGCCCGGCGCGGCGGTCATGCTGTCGGATTTCGGCGCCGACGTCATCAAAGTCGAACCACCGAGCGGCGACCCCTGGAGACATGGGCACAAGATCCCACCGCAGCCGGCTTCAGATGATCCCTATCAGTGGCATCTCGCCAACCGCAACAAGCGCAGCATCACGCTCGATCTGAAGTCGGCCAGCGCGCAGCAGGTCGTCGAGCAGTTGGTCAGGTGGGCCGACGTCTTCATCGTCAATACACCGCATCCCGCTCGCAAGAAACTGAAGCTCGAATACGCCGACGTCGCACAATGGAACCCGAAGCTGATCTACGCGGATCTTACTGGCTTCGGCGAACAAGGGCCCGATTCCGCGCTGCCTGGCTTCGATCTCACGGCGTACTGGGCGCGCAGCGGCCTGCTGTCGATGACGCGCGATGCCGGCGCACCGCCAACCTGGCCGGTGGCCGGTAGCGGCGACAACGCGACCGCGGTTGGAATTTATTCGGCGATCGTCACCGCGCTCTACCGTCGCGAGCGAACCGGCAAGGGAACGTATGTCACGACCTCACTGCTCGCCACGGGTGTCTGGTCGGCGAGCGTTTCGATCCAGGCCGCATTGTCCGGCGCGAGTTTCTACGGGCTGCATGATCGCAAGCATCCGGCCAATGCGGCGCTCAACGTGTACCGCGCCTCCGACGGCACCTGGTTCGTTCTGGTCGTCGCGCCCGACAGGCTGGCAGCCGTGACGAAGGCGATCGGCCGGTCGGATCTCCTGACCGATCCGCGGTTTTCCGATCCCGCAAAGCTGACAGCGAACATGCCGGAGCTCACGGCCATTCTCGACGAGACTTTCTCCGCGCGACCGATGGAGCATTGGAATGAGGTTCTCAGCGGCGTGAACGTCACGTTCGGCGCCGTGCGCGGGCCGCAAGAGGTGATCAACGATCCGCAGTTGGCGGCAAACGACATCGTCGTTCCGCTCGAAGGCGCCGGCGGCAAGCTCACCTCCACGATTAGCAGCCCAATTCAGCTGCACGGTGTCGCCAAGGTGCCGGCCCGGCGTGCGCCCGACCTCGGCGAGCACACCGAGCAGATCCTCGGTGACCTGGGATTTGATGCTGATGGCATCGAGGACCTGCGAGCAACCGGCGCTGTACCGAAGGTCAAGGAACACGCCTGA
- a CDS encoding 3-hydroxyacyl-CoA dehydrogenase yields the protein MTTLEATKSRAASGVTRSARLFVLELSGDRIHAMNPDGSDRKTIVTDCRLPDGIAVDVEAGHIYWTNMGVPPLNDGSIERADLDGGNRKVIIPQGVTHTPKQMHLDKENGKLYWCDREGMRVMRANLDGSQVETLVERGRGDKDQLDETRWCVGITIDPKFKKIYWTQKGATKGGLGRIFRANIEIPKGETPTNRSDIELLFDHLPEPVDLELDLANRILYWTDRGDPPRGNTVTRVPIDTKAAPEIVVTHLMEAIGIALDVPGNRMFVTDFAGSIYSADLDGKNERNFLYAQGNLTGVAYAEV from the coding sequence ATGACGACACTGGAAGCAACCAAATCGAGGGCCGCATCGGGCGTCACCCGCTCCGCCAGGCTATTCGTTCTCGAACTGAGCGGGGACCGCATCCACGCGATGAATCCCGACGGTTCCGACCGCAAGACCATCGTCACCGATTGCCGCCTCCCCGACGGCATCGCCGTGGATGTCGAGGCTGGTCACATCTACTGGACCAACATGGGCGTTCCTCCTCTCAACGACGGCTCGATCGAGCGCGCCGACCTCGATGGCGGCAACCGCAAGGTCATCATCCCGCAAGGCGTCACCCACACGCCGAAGCAGATGCACCTCGATAAGGAGAACGGCAAGCTCTATTGGTGCGACCGCGAGGGCATGCGCGTGATGCGCGCGAACCTCGACGGCTCCCAGGTCGAAACGCTGGTCGAACGCGGCCGCGGCGACAAGGACCAGCTCGATGAAACCCGCTGGTGCGTCGGCATCACTATCGATCCGAAGTTCAAGAAAATCTACTGGACGCAAAAGGGCGCGACGAAGGGCGGACTGGGCCGCATCTTCCGCGCCAACATCGAGATCCCGAAGGGCGAGACCCCGACGAACCGCTCCGACATCGAGCTGCTCTTCGATCATCTGCCGGAACCCGTCGACCTCGAGCTCGATCTGGCGAACCGTATCCTCTACTGGACCGACCGCGGCGATCCTCCGCGCGGCAACACCGTCACTCGTGTGCCGATCGACACAAAGGCTGCCCCGGAGATCGTGGTCACGCATTTGATGGAGGCCATCGGCATCGCGCTTGATGTCCCCGGCAACCGGATGTTCGTCACCGACTTCGCGGGATCGATCTATTCCGCCGATCTCGATGGCAAGAACGAGCGCAACTTCCTTTACGCCCAGGGCAACCTCACCGGCGTTGCCTACGCCGAAGTCTGA
- a CDS encoding FUSC family protein has translation MVATTSEQPLTVANIPLSSWSFAIRVWLAMLLALLVSFWLQLEAPASAAVTVGILAEPTRGQALEKAGFRLLGTIVGVAASIAVTELFSQERDLILAAFAVWIGICVFAANLLDGYRAYAAVLSGYTVALIATQQIDTPQHVFESGLARGAAISVGILSMAVVNTFMYTPDRHPRLLVQLTAIRRRVREYASAAFRGEQGSSTTFLALLREIVALRPEIASVALETSSGSVRSIAARSAAVGLVAELQTARILNVGPVEADNIACNQARPAFVRAGDSGLPVQRLLELVAGQRPVRDVETEASAWAARQLLLRDEEVRQDLLALRSARWPLRAWRAPLYRSYRTAAESGVRAAIWFAIAATFYIWAGWPAASVSLSFVALIIGLGATTPSPRGFTTITLIGTPIAAVLTGILEFIILNGADAFPVLAVAMAPFTIGAAALMRSQSLLWSSLGRVNLLFVPVLLAPSNPQTYNPQSFLFTSLFLVAAAALLLAAQTLIPPVSDDERSKRLLLEARSELQEPAHQTNEASEEATFRDASRIGQFLSVGGAQDGRALAEMLSCFDQSVMVRLCEEKLKSLADEPLASLADEARLAIVNRDTAILRTIAHRLRDGATQKTSIEADLAACLILTSRILDRGSGIDFSQEVI, from the coding sequence GTGGTCGCGACAACATCAGAGCAGCCGCTCACTGTAGCGAATATCCCCCTCAGCTCCTGGAGCTTCGCCATCCGGGTTTGGCTGGCCATGCTCTTGGCCTTGCTCGTGAGTTTTTGGCTGCAGCTTGAGGCGCCGGCGTCGGCGGCGGTCACTGTTGGAATTCTTGCCGAACCGACCCGCGGTCAGGCACTGGAGAAGGCGGGCTTTCGGTTGCTCGGCACTATTGTGGGCGTGGCCGCATCAATCGCAGTCACTGAGCTCTTCTCCCAGGAGAGAGATCTGATCCTCGCTGCATTTGCGGTATGGATCGGTATTTGCGTCTTTGCGGCGAACCTTCTGGACGGCTATCGGGCCTATGCCGCAGTCCTGTCTGGCTACACTGTCGCACTTATTGCGACACAGCAGATCGACACTCCGCAGCACGTGTTCGAATCCGGTCTGGCGCGTGGTGCCGCGATCTCGGTCGGCATTCTGTCGATGGCGGTTGTAAATACGTTCATGTATACCCCCGACCGTCATCCGCGACTCCTGGTGCAACTCACGGCGATTCGTCGCCGCGTTCGCGAGTATGCGAGCGCGGCCTTCCGCGGCGAACAAGGCAGCTCGACTACATTCCTGGCGCTGCTTCGGGAAATCGTGGCGCTCCGGCCTGAGATCGCAAGCGTGGCTCTTGAGACGAGCAGCGGATCCGTTAGGAGCATCGCTGCTCGCAGCGCGGCGGTCGGATTGGTTGCTGAATTACAGACCGCCCGGATCTTGAACGTTGGTCCTGTTGAGGCCGATAACATTGCTTGCAATCAGGCAAGGCCTGCATTCGTACGAGCCGGCGATTCCGGTTTGCCGGTGCAGCGGCTGCTGGAACTCGTGGCGGGACAGAGACCTGTACGTGACGTTGAGACCGAAGCGTCGGCCTGGGCAGCCAGGCAATTGCTGCTTCGGGATGAGGAGGTTCGCCAGGATCTGTTAGCCCTGAGGTCGGCGCGATGGCCACTGCGGGCGTGGCGCGCGCCCTTGTATCGATCCTACAGAACTGCAGCTGAAAGCGGAGTCCGTGCGGCTATTTGGTTTGCAATCGCCGCGACGTTCTACATTTGGGCTGGATGGCCCGCTGCGAGCGTTTCGCTGTCCTTTGTCGCGCTGATTATCGGATTGGGGGCCACAACACCGAGCCCGCGCGGCTTCACCACCATCACGCTTATTGGTACGCCGATCGCGGCTGTACTGACCGGTATTCTCGAGTTCATCATCCTCAATGGCGCCGACGCCTTTCCTGTGTTGGCGGTCGCCATGGCTCCGTTTACGATCGGCGCAGCCGCTCTGATGAGGTCACAAAGCCTTTTGTGGTCATCACTCGGTCGCGTCAATCTGCTGTTCGTCCCGGTTCTCCTGGCGCCGAGCAATCCGCAGACCTACAATCCGCAGAGCTTCCTCTTCACCTCTCTATTTCTTGTGGCGGCAGCGGCGCTGTTGCTTGCCGCACAGACGTTAATTCCTCCCGTGTCCGATGACGAGCGCAGCAAGCGGCTGCTCCTGGAGGCACGTAGCGAGCTGCAGGAACCAGCCCATCAGACTAATGAGGCTTCAGAAGAAGCAACGTTCAGGGACGCCTCGCGAATTGGACAATTTCTTTCCGTCGGAGGAGCGCAAGACGGTCGCGCCCTGGCAGAAATGCTCTCCTGCTTCGACCAATCGGTGATGGTCCGGCTTTGCGAGGAAAAGCTGAAGTCGCTCGCCGATGAGCCACTTGCATCGCTGGCAGACGAAGCGCGCCTGGCGATCGTCAATCGGGATACGGCGATCCTGCGCACCATTGCGCACCGGTTGCGTGACGGGGCCACACAGAAAACCTCGATTGAGGCCGATCTTGCCGCGTGCCTGATCCTGACAAGCAGGATCCTCGACCGGGGTAGCGGCATCGATTTCTCTCAGGAGGTAATCTAA
- a CDS encoding enoyl-CoA hydratase-related protein, with protein MSSTTITLPPPPPAVPADSLAAVLTLANVLYEKRGAIAYVTVNRPKVLNALNTPTWKDLRTAFEHAQDDDAVRGVILTGAGDKAFIAGADISELAHASAIDAERSSSSGQEVLDLVENLGKPVIAAINGFALGGGCETAMACTIRIAVEHAKFGQPEVKLGLLPGGGGTQRLPRLVGKGRALQLILSGEIINAEEAWRIGLVNEVVAAADLVPRAEAILKMIASNAPIAVKLSLEAVNKGMDTSQSQGFALEASYFGLCAGTEDKKEGTSAFLEKRAPKFLGR; from the coding sequence ATGTCATCGACAACAATCACGCTGCCACCTCCGCCCCCAGCAGTGCCTGCCGATTCATTGGCAGCCGTGCTGACGCTCGCAAACGTCCTGTACGAGAAGCGGGGCGCGATCGCCTATGTGACCGTCAACCGGCCCAAGGTGCTCAACGCCCTGAACACGCCGACATGGAAGGATCTGCGGACGGCCTTCGAGCATGCACAGGACGACGACGCCGTGCGCGGCGTCATTCTCACTGGCGCGGGCGACAAGGCATTCATTGCCGGCGCCGACATTAGCGAGCTCGCACATGCGAGTGCGATCGACGCCGAACGATCCAGCAGTTCCGGCCAGGAGGTGCTCGATCTCGTCGAGAATCTCGGCAAACCGGTGATCGCGGCAATCAACGGCTTTGCGTTGGGCGGCGGCTGCGAAACGGCAATGGCTTGCACCATCCGCATCGCGGTCGAGCACGCGAAGTTCGGCCAGCCCGAAGTCAAGCTGGGATTGCTGCCCGGCGGTGGCGGCACGCAGCGCCTGCCGCGCCTGGTCGGAAAGGGCCGCGCTCTTCAGCTCATTCTGTCCGGCGAGATCATCAACGCGGAGGAAGCCTGGCGCATCGGGCTCGTCAACGAAGTCGTCGCGGCAGCCGACCTCGTCCCGCGCGCGGAAGCCATTTTGAAGATGATCGCGTCGAACGCTCCTATCGCTGTCAAGCTCTCGCTCGAGGCGGTGAACAAGGGAATGGACACGAGCCAGAGCCAAGGCTTTGCGCTGGAAGCCTCCTATTTCGGCCTGTGCGCCGGGACGGAGGACAAGAAGGAAGGCACGTCCGCCTTCCTCGAGAAGCGCGCCCCCAAGTTCCTGGGGCGGTGA
- a CDS encoding acyl-CoA dehydrogenase family protein has product MLTKAQKQLPTPNSDFYHLANTLNADERAVLHKVRTFMESKVQPIINKYWVEDAFPFELLPAFKELNLAGVGIEGHGCAGGNQLLVGLVAMEMARVDSSFATFFGVHSGLAMGSIAIAGTEEQKQKWLPPMARMEKIGCFGLTEPLVGSGAGGGLTTTAKREGDTWVLNGQKRWIGNAPWCDISIIWARDVDDNQVKGFIVENKTTPGFTVEKMENKIALKVVQNGQITMKDCRIPEANHLGAGTQSFRDTARVLRGTRYLVGWETTGCQMGAYENALKYAQERLQFGKPIGSFQIIQDLLAKMLGNITACQCMVARTARLADEGKLTDQQSALAKAFTTSKTRETVTWARELLGGNGILVDYNVARFFADAEALYSYEGTYQMQHLIVGKEITGFSAFI; this is encoded by the coding sequence ATGCTTACCAAAGCCCAGAAGCAGCTTCCGACGCCGAACAGCGATTTCTATCACCTCGCGAATACCCTGAACGCAGACGAACGAGCGGTTCTGCACAAGGTGCGCACGTTCATGGAGTCCAAAGTCCAGCCCATCATCAACAAGTACTGGGTCGAAGACGCTTTTCCGTTCGAGCTGCTGCCCGCATTCAAGGAGCTGAACCTCGCCGGAGTCGGCATCGAGGGACACGGCTGCGCCGGCGGGAATCAATTGCTGGTCGGTCTTGTTGCGATGGAGATGGCGCGGGTCGACTCCTCGTTCGCAACCTTCTTCGGTGTCCACAGCGGCCTCGCGATGGGTTCGATCGCGATCGCTGGAACGGAGGAACAGAAGCAAAAGTGGCTGCCGCCGATGGCCCGCATGGAGAAGATCGGCTGCTTCGGCCTGACCGAGCCGCTGGTCGGCTCCGGCGCGGGTGGCGGCCTGACCACGACGGCAAAACGCGAGGGCGACACCTGGGTCCTTAACGGCCAGAAGCGGTGGATCGGCAATGCGCCCTGGTGCGATATCTCGATCATCTGGGCGCGCGACGTCGACGACAACCAGGTCAAGGGCTTCATCGTCGAAAACAAGACCACGCCCGGCTTCACCGTCGAGAAGATGGAGAACAAGATTGCGCTCAAGGTAGTCCAGAACGGCCAGATCACGATGAAGGACTGCAGGATTCCGGAGGCAAATCATCTTGGAGCCGGCACCCAGTCCTTCCGCGACACCGCGCGCGTGCTGCGTGGGACGCGGTACCTTGTGGGATGGGAAACGACGGGATGCCAGATGGGTGCATACGAGAATGCGCTCAAGTACGCACAGGAACGACTGCAGTTCGGAAAGCCAATCGGCTCGTTCCAGATCATTCAGGACTTGCTTGCGAAGATGCTCGGCAACATCACTGCCTGCCAATGCATGGTGGCCCGTACCGCACGGCTCGCGGACGAAGGCAAGCTTACAGACCAGCAATCGGCGCTTGCGAAGGCGTTCACGACGTCCAAGACACGCGAGACGGTTACCTGGGCGCGAGAGCTGCTCGGCGGCAACGGCATCCTCGTCGACTACAACGTGGCGCGGTTCTTTGCGGATGCCGAGGCCCTCTATTCCTACGAGGGCACGTACCAGATGCAGCACCTGATCGTCGGGAAGGAGATCACAGGGTTCAGCGCCTTCATCTGA
- a CDS encoding transcriptional regulator — protein MRASGSTATFGGLAQFDPEPELDQKRPVHAKVLFGPFCLLPTQFLLREGDRPVPLGSRALEILIALLERRGELVSNQDLMARVWPNVFVEPANLTVHISALRRALRDGRDGHRFIVNIPGRGYCFVASVDVAGHEN, from the coding sequence ATGCGCGCATCAGGATCGACCGCAACTTTCGGAGGCTTGGCGCAATTTGATCCCGAACCGGAGCTTGACCAGAAGCGTCCCGTTCACGCCAAAGTGTTGTTCGGACCGTTCTGCCTCCTTCCGACGCAGTTTCTATTGCGGGAAGGCGACAGGCCCGTGCCTCTTGGAAGCCGGGCTCTGGAAATTCTGATCGCTTTGCTTGAACGCCGCGGTGAGCTGGTCAGCAACCAGGACTTGATGGCTCGGGTGTGGCCCAACGTCTTTGTCGAGCCTGCCAACCTCACGGTCCATATTTCTGCGCTGCGTCGCGCGTTGCGCGATGGCCGTGACGGGCATCGGTTCATCGTCAACATTCCCGGACGTGGCTATTGCTTCGTTGCTTCAGTGGATGTCGCGGGACACGAGAATTGA
- a CDS encoding 3-hydroxyacyl-CoA dehydrogenase NAD-binding domain-containing protein has product MSNNKPIRRIAMIGTGVIGASWTSLFLAKGLQVVATDPAPNAEASLRKFVETAWPALKRLGLSPGASQSNVTFTADLAQAVAGVDLVQENGPERIDFKQKLYGQLDDLLPPEVVIASSSSGLTMSEIQKGAKTHPERCVIAHPFNPPHLIPLTEIVGGAKTSEATIQRVEEFYTSIGQKTVRVKKEMPGHVANRLQSALAREVYYLVAEGVVSAADVDTALSWGPGLRWGVMGNMMLNHLGGGPGGIEHFFHQFSGPMTAWWKTLGSPVLTPEVQQNLIDGVHAEVGSRSIAELEAERDEVLLGLIELRNKVAKSNQTKSIEPVA; this is encoded by the coding sequence ATGTCGAACAATAAACCCATTCGCCGCATCGCCATGATCGGGACCGGCGTGATTGGAGCGAGCTGGACCTCGCTGTTTCTCGCCAAGGGACTGCAGGTCGTCGCGACCGACCCCGCGCCAAACGCAGAAGCCTCGCTCCGCAAGTTCGTGGAGACGGCCTGGCCAGCGCTCAAGCGACTGGGCCTGTCGCCGGGAGCCTCGCAGTCGAACGTCACGTTCACCGCCGATCTCGCGCAGGCGGTTGCCGGCGTCGACCTCGTCCAGGAGAACGGGCCCGAGCGGATCGATTTCAAGCAAAAGCTCTACGGGCAGCTCGATGATCTCCTGCCACCCGAGGTCGTTATCGCATCGAGTTCGTCGGGGCTCACCATGAGCGAAATCCAGAAAGGCGCCAAGACCCATCCGGAGCGCTGTGTCATCGCCCATCCATTCAATCCGCCGCACCTGATCCCGCTGACCGAAATCGTCGGCGGAGCCAAGACCTCGGAAGCGACAATCCAGCGCGTGGAGGAATTCTACACGTCGATCGGGCAGAAGACCGTGCGGGTCAAGAAGGAGATGCCCGGCCACGTCGCCAACCGCTTGCAGTCCGCGCTGGCGCGCGAGGTCTACTATCTCGTCGCCGAGGGCGTGGTGAGCGCGGCCGATGTCGACACCGCCCTCTCCTGGGGCCCGGGCCTGCGCTGGGGCGTCATGGGCAACATGATGCTCAATCACCTTGGCGGTGGCCCGGGTGGGATCGAGCACTTCTTCCATCAATTCTCGGGGCCGATGACGGCCTGGTGGAAGACTCTCGGCTCGCCCGTGCTGACGCCGGAAGTGCAGCAGAACCTCATCGACGGCGTCCACGCGGAGGTCGGCTCGCGCTCCATCGCGGAGCTGGAGGCAGAACGCGACGAAGTCCTGCTCGGCCTGATCGAGCTGCGCAACAAGGTCGCAAAGTCGAACCAGACCAAATCGATCGAGCCGGTCGCATAA
- a CDS encoding response regulator, with product MTKGGMTRKILVSVVDDDRSCRESLCRLLRSLGHTADVFSSAAEFLTSPRLAETACLIADIQMPAMTGLELYRRLIDTGQVIPTILVTAFPNDADRARALNDGVACYLGKPVDDEHLTQCVREALRSAGPHEEEP from the coding sequence ATGACCAAAGGCGGCATGACGAGAAAGATACTGGTTTCGGTCGTCGATGATGATCGGTCTTGTCGCGAGTCCTTGTGCAGGCTCTTGAGATCGCTGGGCCATACAGCCGACGTTTTCTCGTCTGCAGCCGAATTTCTTACCTCCCCGCGCCTCGCCGAAACAGCCTGCCTAATCGCCGACATCCAGATGCCGGCCATGACGGGGCTCGAACTCTACCGACGCCTCATCGACACGGGCCAGGTGATTCCGACGATCCTCGTGACCGCGTTTCCCAATGATGCCGACCGGGCTCGCGCCCTGAATGACGGGGTCGCATGTTACCTGGGCAAGCCGGTGGATGACGAGCATCTTACGCAGTGTGTCCGCGAAGCCCTCAGGTCGGCTGGCCCTCATGAAGAAGAGCCGTGA